The Acomys russatus chromosome 3, mAcoRus1.1, whole genome shotgun sequence genome has a window encoding:
- the LOC127186920 gene encoding LOW QUALITY PROTEIN: putative vomeronasal receptor-like protein 4 (The sequence of the model RefSeq protein was modified relative to this genomic sequence to represent the inferred CDS: inserted 1 base in 1 codon), whose amino-acid sequence MKEDRSDLTQRIIFLSLIGLGILGNILLLLRHVHTFIMGSEKKPPDLIFTHLAFSNVTIICTSEVSYVATKVHFKNFLGDVGCKAVVYLARVARGLSICTTYLLSMFQAVTISPRAXMWRRLKPQAAGQDLAILLLLWIFSALISSNLLHHMAAGSSWNRSRAGAYNGYCYMLPPRFTVKWLFLSLMALRDIVFQSLMSWSSGSMAVHLYRHHIRVLYLCSSRLSNSASPEIQATWSVLILMTCFLFHYLGDFIFSFYIGFLLKFDSIISNAKMFLGVGYAAVSPFVLLIKDFHLVCCWFNREV is encoded by the exons ATGAAAGAAGATAGGAGTGACCTCACCCAGAGAATAATCTTCCTTTCTCTTATTGGACTTGGAATTTTAGGAAAcatccttcttcttctcagaCATGTACATACCTTTATCATGGGTTCGGAGAAAAAACCTCCAGACCTTATTTTCACTCACCTGGCGTTTTCAAATGTAACCATTATTTGTACTTCAGAAGTCAGCTATGTAGCCACAAAAGTCCATTTCAAAAACTTTCTGGGGGATGTGGGTTGCAAAGCTGTGGTTTATCTGGCAAGGGTGGCCCGGGGCCTGTCCATCTGCACCACCTATCTCCTTAGCATGTTCCAGGCTGTCACCATCAGCCCCAGGG TCATGTGGAGAAGGCTCAAACCACAGGCTGCAGGGCAAGATCTtgccattctcctcctcctttggaTCTTCAGTGCTCTCATAAGCTCCAACTTGCTTCAtcacatggcagcaggcagcagctggAATAGATCTAGAGCTGGGGCATATAATGGATATTGCTATATGCTACCACCCAGATTTACAGTTAAGTGGCTTTTTCTATCTCTCATGGCTCTTCGTGACATCGTCTTTCAGAGTCTGATGAGCTGGAGCAGTGGGTCCATGGCTGTCCACTTGTACAGACATCACATCCGGGTCCTCTACCTTTGCAGCTCCAGGTTATCAAATAGTGCCAGCCCAGAAATCCAAGCCACATGGAGTGTCCTCATTCTTATgacctgtttcctcttccattACTTGGGAGATTTCATATTCTCCTTCTACATTGGTTTCCTTTTGAAGTTTGATTCCATAATATCAAATGCTAAAATGTTTCTAGGTGTTGGCTATGCTGCAGTCAGCCCCTTTGTCCTGCTAATAAAGGATTTCCATCTGGTTTGCTGCTGGTTTAATCGAGAAGTCTAG